The genomic window CGTCTTCCGACAGTTCGTCCATCCCGAGGATGGCGATGATGTCCTGCAGCGACTTGTAGCGTTGCAGCACACCCTGCACCGCACGGGCAGTCTCGTAATGCTCGACGCCGACCACGGTCGGGTCAAGGATCCGCGAGGTCGAGTCGAGCGGGTCCACGGCCGGGTAGATGCCAAGCTCCGAGATGGCGCGCGACAGAACGGTCGTGGCATCAAGGTGGGCAAACGAGGTGGCCGGCGCCGGGTCGGTAAGGTCGTCGGCCGGCACGTAGATGGCCTGCACGCTGGTGATCGAACCGGCCTTGGTCGAAGTGATGCGTTCCTGCAGCGCGCCCATATCGGTCGCCAGTGTCGGCTGGTAACCCACGGCGGACGGGATGCGGCCCAGCAGAGCCGACACTTCCGAACCGGCCTGCGTGAAGCGGAAGATGTTGTCCACGAAGAACAGCACGTCGGTGCCCGACTGGTCGCGGAACTGCTCGGCCAGGGTCAGGCCCGACAGGGCGACGCGCAGACGCGCGCCCGGCGGCTCGTTCATCTGGCCATAGACCAGCGCCACCTTGGAATCGGCCAGGTTGTCGACCTTGATAACGCCGGAATCCATCATCTCGTGGTAAAGGTCGTTGCCCTCGCGCGTCCGTTCGCCCACGCCGGCGAACACCGAATAGCCCGAGTGCACCTTGGCGATGTTGTTGATCAGTTCCATGATCAGAACGGTCTTGCCCACGCCGGCACCGCCGAACAGGCCGATCTTGCCGCCCTTGGAATAGGGGGCCAGCAGGTCGATCACCTTGATCCCGGTGACGAGGATCTCGGAGCTGGTCGATTGCTCCGCGAACGACGGGGCCGAGCGGTGGATCGGGCGGTATTCGGTCGCGTTGATCGGGCCCTTTTCGTCGATCGGCTCGCCGATCACGTTCAGGATGCGGCCAAGGGTGGCGTCGCCCACCGGAACCGAGATAGGCGCGCCGGTATCGGACACGGGCTCGCCACGCACCAGACCTTCGGTCGCGTCCATCGCGATGGTCCGCACGGTGCTTTCGCCCAGGTGCTGCGCCACTTCCAGAACCA from Paracoccaceae bacterium Fryx2 includes these protein-coding regions:
- the atpD gene encoding F0F1 ATP synthase subunit beta, producing the protein MATDTAHGKITQVIGAVVDVQFEGELPAILNALITSNNGKKLVLEVAQHLGESTVRTIAMDATEGLVRGEPVSDTGAPISVPVGDATLGRILNVIGEPIDEKGPINATEYRPIHRSAPSFAEQSTSSEILVTGIKVIDLLAPYSKGGKIGLFGGAGVGKTVLIMELINNIAKVHSGYSVFAGVGERTREGNDLYHEMMDSGVIKVDNLADSKVALVYGQMNEPPGARLRVALSGLTLAEQFRDQSGTDVLFFVDNIFRFTQAGSEVSALLGRIPSAVGYQPTLATDMGALQERITSTKAGSITSVQAIYVPADDLTDPAPATSFAHLDATTVLSRAISELGIYPAVDPLDSTSRILDPTVVGVEHYETARAVQGVLQRYKSLQDIIAILGMDELSEDDKLTVSRARKIQRFLSQPFDVAKVFTGSDGKQVPLEETIKSFKAVVAGEYDHLPEAAFYMVGGIEEVIAKAQRLAAAAA